From the Vespa velutina chromosome 16, iVesVel2.1, whole genome shotgun sequence genome, one window contains:
- the LOC124954876 gene encoding mitochondrial import inner membrane translocase subunit Tim17-A-like, which translates to MEYTREPCPWRIIDDCGGAFAMGLIGGSLFQSFIGFRNAPSGFRRRLYGGLSAIKIRGPQVAGNFAVWGGLFSAFECTLIGCRSKEDPWNSIMSGALTGGVLAARTGIPSMLGSATFGGFLLALIEGVGIMVTRLQADFFAQHNTIYELEQVPNGKRFVYMGNVSNVERQSNNVPTNLELERIAKVW; encoded by the exons atggaatatACACGAGAACCGTGTCCTTGGAGAATAATCGACGATTGTGGGGGTGCGTTTGCAATGGGCTTGATAGGAGGCTCACTTTTTCAA AGCTTTATCGGTTTCCGTAATGCACCGTCAGGCTTTCGAAGACGACTTTATGGTGGTTTGAGTGCAATAAAGATACGGGGACCTCAAGTGGCCGGTAACTTCGCAGTATGGGGTGGCCTATTCTCAGCGTTCGAGTGTACCCTGATTGGTTGTCGTTCGAAGGAAGACCCATGGAATTCGATAATGAGCGGCGCATTGACTGGCGGCGTTTTAGCTGCCAGAACTGGGATACCATCGATGTTGGGTAGCGCTACATTCGGTGGCTTTTTATTGGCACTGATAGAGGGTGTCGGTATCATGGTGACCCGTCTTCAAGCGGATTTCTTTGCACAACATAATACCATATACGAATTGGAACAAGTACCGAACGGCAAGAGATTTGTTTACATGGGAAATGTGTCCAACGTTGAAAGACAATCGAATAATGTACCGACTAATTTAGAACTCGAACGAATCGCCAAAGTTTggtga